A genomic window from Lotus japonicus ecotype B-129 chromosome 1, LjGifu_v1.2 includes:
- the LOC130734482 gene encoding tryptophan aminotransferase-related protein 2-like isoform X2, translated as MAKLPNVFSLRHLLVLSLALNVSFILRLLFEGEEGHDHCSCLRKERRAKIARADSNTETGEQSIKESRVAVSSSTSSLANSTCKDHPGGRNRVINLDHGDPTMYERFWRQTGEKTTITIHGWQSMSYFSDASNICWFLEAEFAKEVVRLHRVVGNAVTEGHHVVVGTGSSQLFLAALYALSPPDALQPISVVCASPYYSSYPSMTDYLKSGLYKWGGDAESFDSRDGPYIELVTSPNNPDGHVRRSMVNRSHGVLVHDLAYYWPQYTPISSPADHDLMLFTVSKTTGHAGMRIGWKQLRIVVKHSGLFSLPKFSPAFCSFFNQVSEPQPAFVWLKCEGNVEDCEGFLREHNILTRSGRHFGVSPKYVRVSMLDTDENFVHFLDRLSAIKSQ; from the exons ATGGCGAAGCTTCCTAATGTGTTCTCTTTGAGGCACTTGCTGGTGCTGTCCCTCGCTTTGAATGTGAGCTTCATACTGAGATTGTTATTTGAAGGTGAAGAAGGCCATGATCACTGTTCTTGTTTGAGAAAGGAAAGACGGGCCAAGATTGCTAGAGCTGATTCTAACACAGAGACAGGGGAGCAGAGTATCAAAGAATCACGTGTTGCTGTATCATCATCCACTTCATCTTTGGCTAATTCTACATGCAAAGATCATCCTGGAGGCAGGAATAGAGTTATCAATCTCGACCA TGGAGATCCGACAATGTATGAGAGATTTTGGCGACAAACGGGTGAGAAGACCACGATCACAATTCATGGATGGCAATCAATGAGCTATTTCTCTGATGCTTCCAACATATGCTGGTTTCTGGAGGCAGAGTTTGCGAAGGAGGTGGTGAGGTTGCACAGAGTTGTTGGGAATGCAGTAACAGAAGGGCATCACGTTGTTGTTGGGACAGGTTCGTCTCAACTTTTTCTGGCGGCTCTCTATGCTCTGTCTCCGCCAGATGCGCTTCAACCCATCAGCGTTGTCTGCGCCTCACCATACTACTCG TCGTATCCATCAATGACGGATTACCTGAAATCAGGGCTATACAAATGGGGTGGTGATGCAGAAAGCTTTGACAGCAGAGATGGTCCCTACATTGAATTGGTTACTTCTCCCAACAATCCTGATGGACATGTCAGAAGATCCATGGTGAACCGAAGCCATGGCGTTCTGGTTCATGACCTTGCATATTACTGGCCCCAATACACTCCAATATCTTCGCCTGCAGATCATGATCTCATGCTTTTCACTGTCTCAAAGACCACTGGTCATGCAGGAATGCGCATAGG GTGGAAGCAATTGAGAATAGTAGTGAAGCACAGTGGATTGTTCAGTTTGCCCAAATTTTCCCCTGCATTCTGCTCCTTTTTCAATCAGGTGTCGGAGCCTCAACCAG CTTTTGTGTGGCTAAAGTGTGAGGGAAATGTGGAAGACTGCGAAGGCTTCCTTCGAGAACACAACATTTTAACGAGAAGTGGAAGACATTTTGGGGTTAGCCCAAAATATGTAAGAGTTAGCATGTTGGATACTGATGAAAATTTTGTGCACTTTCTAGATAGACTCTCTGCCATTAAATCTCAATAG
- the LOC130734482 gene encoding tryptophan aminotransferase-related protein 2-like isoform X1, with the protein MAKLPNVFSLRHLLVLSLALNVSFILRLLFEGEEGHDHCSCLRKERRAKIARADSNTETGEQSIKESRVAVSSSTSSLANSTCKDHPGGRNRVINLDHGDPTMYERFWRQTGEKTTITIHGWQSMSYFSDASNICWFLEAEFAKEVVRLHRVVGNAVTEGHHVVVGTGSSQLFLAALYALSPPDALQPISVVCASPYYSSYPSMTDYLKSGLYKWGGDAESFDSRDGPYIELVTSPNNPDGHVRRSMVNRSHGVLVHDLAYYWPQYTPISSPADHDLMLFTVSKTTGHAGMRIGWALVKDKEVAKKMTKFIELNTIGVSKDSQLRAAKVLRTVSDSCEHGNSQEVESFFNFSHKLMSNRWKQLRIVVKHSGLFSLPKFSPAFCSFFNQVSEPQPAFVWLKCEGNVEDCEGFLREHNILTRSGRHFGVSPKYVRVSMLDTDENFVHFLDRLSAIKSQ; encoded by the exons ATGGCGAAGCTTCCTAATGTGTTCTCTTTGAGGCACTTGCTGGTGCTGTCCCTCGCTTTGAATGTGAGCTTCATACTGAGATTGTTATTTGAAGGTGAAGAAGGCCATGATCACTGTTCTTGTTTGAGAAAGGAAAGACGGGCCAAGATTGCTAGAGCTGATTCTAACACAGAGACAGGGGAGCAGAGTATCAAAGAATCACGTGTTGCTGTATCATCATCCACTTCATCTTTGGCTAATTCTACATGCAAAGATCATCCTGGAGGCAGGAATAGAGTTATCAATCTCGACCA TGGAGATCCGACAATGTATGAGAGATTTTGGCGACAAACGGGTGAGAAGACCACGATCACAATTCATGGATGGCAATCAATGAGCTATTTCTCTGATGCTTCCAACATATGCTGGTTTCTGGAGGCAGAGTTTGCGAAGGAGGTGGTGAGGTTGCACAGAGTTGTTGGGAATGCAGTAACAGAAGGGCATCACGTTGTTGTTGGGACAGGTTCGTCTCAACTTTTTCTGGCGGCTCTCTATGCTCTGTCTCCGCCAGATGCGCTTCAACCCATCAGCGTTGTCTGCGCCTCACCATACTACTCG TCGTATCCATCAATGACGGATTACCTGAAATCAGGGCTATACAAATGGGGTGGTGATGCAGAAAGCTTTGACAGCAGAGATGGTCCCTACATTGAATTGGTTACTTCTCCCAACAATCCTGATGGACATGTCAGAAGATCCATGGTGAACCGAAGCCATGGCGTTCTGGTTCATGACCTTGCATATTACTGGCCCCAATACACTCCAATATCTTCGCCTGCAGATCATGATCTCATGCTTTTCACTGTCTCAAAGACCACTGGTCATGCAGGAATGCGCATAGG GTGGGCTCTGGTCAAAGACAAAGAGGTAGCAAAGAAAATGACCAAATTCATAGAGCTCAACACAATAGGAGTCTCCAAGGATTCACAACTCAGGGCTGCTAAGGTTCTAAGGACAGTTTCTGACAGCTGTGAGCATGGAAACTCTCAAGAGGTTGAGTCATTCTTCAATTTTAGTCACAAGCTCATGTCAAACAGGTGGAAGCAATTGAGAATAGTAGTGAAGCACAGTGGATTGTTCAGTTTGCCCAAATTTTCCCCTGCATTCTGCTCCTTTTTCAATCAGGTGTCGGAGCCTCAACCAG CTTTTGTGTGGCTAAAGTGTGAGGGAAATGTGGAAGACTGCGAAGGCTTCCTTCGAGAACACAACATTTTAACGAGAAGTGGAAGACATTTTGGGGTTAGCCCAAAATATGTAAGAGTTAGCATGTTGGATACTGATGAAAATTTTGTGCACTTTCTAGATAGACTCTCTGCCATTAAATCTCAATAG